In Opitutaceae bacterium TAV5, one genomic interval encodes:
- a CDS encoding curli assembly protein CsgG, whose protein sequence is MNTHYIPGLARHIAGLATALALCAGVASAASETSAVAATDVDQPLPMAVFDFQTTDRSLDKKGAEVATLLNAHLSMSPDVFLVERQEVEKILGEQELGLSGTVTPDSVAKVGALVGAKVLVTGRLFESGGKVYAVAKIMSAETGRVYGEMATAKNFDDIETAVTALSEKIVKVTTARADTLLAKVETPEARLERYKKLLGAADPAKLPSVYVTIAEQHLARPVIDPAVQTELMLVLRQIGFTVLSADEAAKRSDAVTITGEAFSELGMRRGNLVSCRSRVEITVKDGSGKLLLADRQMDVAIDIAEHIAGKKALENAALKLLDRILPALAGQAR, encoded by the coding sequence ATGAATACACACTACATACCGGGCCTCGCCCGCCACATCGCCGGCCTCGCCACCGCGCTCGCGCTTTGCGCCGGCGTTGCGTCGGCTGCTTCAGAAACGTCAGCCGTCGCCGCCACCGATGTGGACCAGCCGCTGCCGATGGCCGTCTTCGATTTCCAGACCACCGACCGCTCTCTCGACAAGAAAGGTGCGGAGGTCGCCACGCTCCTCAACGCCCATCTCTCGATGTCGCCCGACGTGTTTCTCGTCGAACGCCAGGAGGTCGAAAAGATTCTCGGCGAGCAGGAACTCGGCCTCTCCGGTACGGTCACGCCCGATTCCGTCGCCAAAGTCGGCGCGCTGGTCGGCGCCAAGGTGCTTGTCACCGGTCGCCTTTTCGAATCGGGCGGCAAGGTTTACGCGGTCGCCAAGATCATGAGCGCCGAGACGGGTCGCGTTTACGGCGAGATGGCCACGGCGAAAAATTTTGACGATATCGAAACCGCCGTCACGGCACTCTCGGAGAAAATCGTGAAAGTGACAACTGCCCGCGCCGATACTCTCCTGGCGAAAGTCGAAACGCCGGAAGCCCGGCTCGAACGCTACAAAAAACTCCTCGGCGCCGCTGATCCTGCAAAGCTGCCGTCTGTTTACGTGACCATTGCCGAGCAGCACCTCGCCCGACCGGTGATCGATCCGGCGGTCCAGACCGAATTGATGCTCGTTCTCCGGCAAATCGGCTTCACCGTGTTGTCGGCGGATGAAGCCGCGAAGCGTTCCGATGCGGTGACCATCACCGGCGAAGCCTTCAGCGAGCTCGGCATGCGCCGCGGCAACCTCGTCTCGTGCCGTTCGCGAGTGGAAATCACCGTGAAGGACGGTTCCGGGAAACTCCTTCTCGCCGACCGCCAGATGGACGTGGCCATCGACATCGCCGAGCACATCGCCGGCAAGAAGGCGCTGGAAAATGCGGCGCTGAAACTCCTCGACCGTATCCTCCCCGCGCTGGCCGGGCAGGCGCGCTAG
- a CDS encoding dienelactone hydrolase has product MRHVAVLALLVTVLLSGVRLNAAIHDHDAAPGKGYTAMYRLFLPEDVGRVRSVVVLVPGLNGDGRGMAGGAVWQAFATRNRAALFACFMKGDDYYVMRRGMGRTLLKALESLAGETGHLEVASAPLAFWGHSAGGQFNFNFACEYPDRVLAFVVNKGAYYEGDPGVRTRTVPALWIAGGKDTDLRIDNITSRYTENRRRGALWGLLVEPGVGHGVGRSKEIGMAFIEEAMTLRIGSDGRLRSVDSAPGDKGWLGDLNTRAIEKCPSAARPGDRTKTWFPGEGTARLWAEITGGDGFAMQKPSSGK; this is encoded by the coding sequence GTGAGGCATGTCGCGGTGCTCGCGCTCCTTGTCACCGTGTTGTTGAGCGGTGTCCGCCTGAACGCGGCGATTCACGATCACGACGCCGCGCCGGGCAAGGGATACACGGCAATGTATCGTCTCTTTCTGCCCGAAGATGTGGGCCGGGTGCGGTCGGTGGTGGTGCTCGTACCGGGTTTAAACGGCGACGGGCGCGGCATGGCTGGCGGCGCCGTATGGCAAGCCTTCGCCACGCGCAACCGTGCCGCCCTGTTCGCCTGCTTCATGAAGGGCGACGATTATTATGTGATGCGGCGCGGCATGGGCCGCACGTTGCTGAAGGCTCTCGAATCCCTGGCAGGTGAAACCGGCCACCTGGAGGTTGCCTCCGCGCCACTCGCATTCTGGGGCCATTCGGCGGGCGGCCAATTCAACTTCAATTTCGCCTGCGAGTACCCGGACCGTGTCCTCGCCTTTGTGGTCAACAAGGGGGCTTACTACGAGGGCGATCCCGGTGTGCGCACCCGCACCGTCCCGGCTCTATGGATCGCGGGAGGGAAAGACACCGATCTGCGGATCGACAATATCACCAGCCGCTACACCGAAAACCGCCGTCGCGGCGCGTTGTGGGGTCTGCTGGTCGAGCCCGGCGTCGGCCACGGCGTGGGCCGGAGCAAGGAGATCGGCATGGCGTTTATCGAGGAGGCGATGACGCTTCGTATCGGGTCTGACGGCCGACTCCGTTCCGTCGATTCGGCGCCGGGCGACAAGGGCTGGCTCGGCGATCTGAACACGCGCGCGATCGAGAAGTGCCCGTCTGCGGCGCGTCCCGGTGATCGTACAAAAACCTGGTTTCCCGGCGAGGGCACCGCACGTCTGTGGGCGGAAATCACCGGCGGGGACGGCTTCGCCATGCAAAAACCCTCTTCCGGAAAATAA
- a CDS encoding 50S ribosomal protein L12: MSIPSNLTPEQTAQLASLLRQGNKIGAVKQCRIFTGLGLKEAKDAVEALEAKLRAESPEQFAAPPASSAEPGLRQKPAGCLGGAAALLAVTAGILGWICLVAFASPSAPSPVSPLSLARSGGWLEVKDVEDGRLPFRDGKAHGSWTQELPASSADESGKPAKSSGLHVGTVLNASIEDGVAGGSVFAVGFEGYIDLGSPGGPEKLAPVTKVNEAAFRIANPGPDWTRVEIGEDSSLSVRWICE; this comes from the coding sequence ATGTCCATACCATCGAACCTCACCCCCGAACAGACCGCTCAACTCGCCTCACTCCTCCGGCAAGGCAACAAGATCGGCGCCGTCAAACAATGCCGCATCTTCACCGGCCTCGGCCTGAAAGAAGCGAAGGATGCCGTCGAGGCGCTCGAGGCGAAGCTCCGGGCGGAGTCGCCGGAACAATTCGCCGCCCCGCCCGCATCATCGGCGGAGCCCGGCTTGCGCCAGAAGCCGGCCGGCTGCCTCGGCGGCGCCGCCGCGCTGCTGGCCGTGACGGCCGGTATTCTGGGCTGGATCTGCCTTGTCGCTTTTGCATCGCCTTCCGCGCCATCGCCAGTGTCGCCGCTGTCGCTCGCCCGCTCCGGCGGCTGGCTCGAGGTGAAGGATGTGGAAGACGGCCGGTTGCCGTTCCGGGATGGCAAGGCGCATGGTTCCTGGACACAGGAACTCCCGGCTTCGTCTGCGGATGAATCCGGGAAACCGGCGAAATCCTCCGGACTCCATGTGGGGACGGTTCTCAATGCCTCCATCGAGGACGGCGTGGCGGGAGGTTCGGTGTTCGCCGTGGGATTTGAGGGCTACATCGATCTCGGTTCACCGGGCGGACCGGAAAAACTGGCGCCGGTCACAAAAGTCAACGAGGCCGCTTTCAGGATCGCAAATCCCGGCCCGGACTGGACGCGGGTCGAAATCGGCGAAGACAGTTCGCTGTCCGTCCGCTGGATTTGCGAATGA